aatttccagcaatcaTCGATTCGTGGAAAAGCACGTGGCGTCGTTGTTCAAAGCTATTCTGCAGACGTTTTGCCGTACAAAGGGCAGCCAGCAGGCACAAAGTCGAATCGTGTGAAGCTTGAAGCCGGAAAAACGTATCATTGGTGCTCATGCGGGTTGAGCATCACTCAGGTGCttattttcgagcattttctcatggaaatcgtcgaaaaacagctaaaatgccgaaaaaatcgcggaaaattgataaaatttagctattttaggcttaaaatggcgcctatgtgcctttaaagtcgtgatgaaacccaaaattttgttaaacgTGAATGctagtgaaaaaattacaaaaaaagctcatttttgctcaaattttaatcaatattctagaaaaatccaacatttttcgaaaattaccctaattttcccggaaaaagCTCAGACGGTCTATTTTTGTTACGAAAAACGCTGgaaataaagattttttgcgattttctgctcaaaaatttggttATTGCAGCTATAATTAACGAATTTTGCCCTAAAATTAGAATTCCGGTCATTTTTCgcgtttaaatatttttaatcacaTTTCTAGTgattttgcccaaattttcagttaaaaattaagtttttcactcatttttacccctagaaattggttttttcgctcaaaataGATTGGCGGCCTAACTTttgggatttctaggccaccaatctgaaaacgaaaaatcttctaaaaatcgataattcccCTGTGACTTGTGCGTTTCTCAGATTTCTGGCATAAATACTGtgtttattcacattttcagtcttaaattggctgaaaatgtgaataaataccgtatttctgccaacaatttggcaatagagcacatttgtcactcggacatgcggaagctatgcccaaattttcaatgattttcacacattttcacacattttcagtacaaaattCGAGTTCTCCATCACATTTTCCCCCCCTAACccgattttcagtcaatttagACTAATTGTCGTAAAGTTCGGTGCCAAGTACGCAAGGcactcggtgtttgcgtacttttgggactaccgtacccctcgaaattcaaatttaaatctaGAGACCCAGAAAAAGGGTGCTAGGCGTGTGAAATTCGACGACGATTTTaacactgaaaaatgccttaaaaaaccggaaaattcctgaaaaatccaaaaattttttgcagccaTTCTGCGACGGAACCCACAAAACGCCCGGATTAACCAACGTTCGCCCCGtcagttttcaagttgaaaaaactggaatttatCCAATGTGTGACTGCAAACAGACTGGAACTCGACCAATTTGCGATGGAAAACACGCTGATGTACGgggaaaatggggaaaatttcgaagattttcacctaaaaatcgaatttctcgcaaaatttgagataaaaactggaaaaatcccattttaatgaaatttggctcaaaattatgcaaattCTGCTtgttttgaccaaaaaaatccaatttttaaataaattcgtcagaaaatcaattttccgccaaaaaacccatgaaacttcaagaaaattcaattttccacaaaattcgccactaaaatcatgaaatttcaggatttttgacctaaaaatggcaatttttcaaaaaaaaaaatcgtgatttgccacaaaatttcagtcaaaatccaatttttagctcaaaaattatggaatttaaCGGAAGAGTCCaataaattcatgaaaaactaaatttttggcttaaaaaatcgatttttcactcacatttgctcaaaaatcatgaaatttccacattttcgaCCTAAAAACGGCATAAAATGccaatttccagccaaaagccaatttttagctgaaaaaattgtgaattttaccaagaaaatcattaaattcatgaaaaactgagtttttggctcaaaattatcgattttcacttACTTTGTCccaaaaatcatgaaatttccagatttttcacttaaaaatgtcatttttcagccaaaaagccacttttttgctcaaaaattgtcaatttaacggaaaatatcataaaattcatgaaaaattgatttttcagcttaaaaatgtCGATTTCTTACtaattttatctcaaaaaccacgaaattttcagatttttaacgtaaaaacgtcatttttcaaccaaaatccagaattttagctcaaaaattgcgaatttaACGGGAATTatcataaaattataaaaaattcaattttcactaattttggctaaaaaatcatgaatttttatgatttttgttttaaaacgccaattttcagccaaaaatccaaatttttagctcaaaaattgcgaatttaACGGGAATtatcataaaatttataaaaaattcaattttcactaattttggctgaaaaatcatgaatttttatgatttttaccctaaaaacctcaattttcagccaaaaatcccaattttttcaggtatcCAAAGCTCCACGTGATCTAAACGCTACGAGAATGGTTGCATTCGACGAATCGCCAGTTTACGCAGgagttgctcaaaaattgggaTATAAGCCGAAAAATGGTGGATTCCAGTAGTCCGGAGACTACGCTGAGACAGCAGccgaaatcaaaaaaagtaccagaaaaactgaaagcagtagatttttttttattggaaaaaattttttaggggttttttcccgatttttaatgtgtgaataaagtaatttttaagtgaaaaatcgatttttctggtgcaaagaaatcgataatttcggaaaaaatcgattttattaccggaaagtcgataattttcgattttttcggtgtttgcgtacttttcgAGGTACAGTACCCCCcctaattttcaggaaaatcgatttttttttcgactaaaaatcgataatttttggcaattatcgatttttgaacagaaaaaaacacgaaaatttttggaatttccagGGTTTTGCGTACTTTTCAAGGTACAGTCCCCCCTAgaagttcatattttttaatttcccgggttactgtagctgctggaaaagtacgcaaacactgagaaataatccaaaaattatcgatttttcggttcaaaaatcgataatttcggaaaatatcgattttagaaacgaaaaaacaaaaatttccaatattttcaggttttgaactgcaaaaattcaactttatcGTATTTTGCGtagtacttttggggctacagtaacccccgggaaatttgaaaattcgaattttcgagttctgaactttaaaaatatgcgaaaaatggaatatttgtattggttttctgaaaaatttcgatttttgtactgaaaaaaccgaaaatttggcaatatttcggtgtttgcgtactttcggagctacagtaccccctagaatatcagaatttcaaaaatattgatttttcgaccgaaaattcaattttttttcaattttcgggttactgtagattgaaaagtacgcaaacaccgagaaattacaaaaattatcgatttttgtaccgaaaaatgaaacgttttggaattttcggtGCTCGCGTACTGTTCcagctacagtaaccggaaaattttagaaatttccggaaaagtGGTTCAAATctgttgaaaatctttttttcggatcaaaaatcgataatttttagatttttcggtgtttgcgtacttttggagctacagtaacccgaaaaattcgaacttttcgcataaaaaatcgataatttgtgaaattatcgatctttgtaccgaaaaatttgaaattttccaatttttcacattttaaactgcaaaaattcaaattaatcgtattttgcgtacttttggggctacagtaacccccgggaaatttgaaaattcgaagttctgaactttaaaaaatgcgaaaaatggaatttttgtattggttttctgaaaaaactacGATTTTTgtgccgaaaaatcgaaaagtgggcaatttttcggtgtttgcgtacttttcgagctacagtaacccgaagaATTTGGagtttcctaaaaaaaaccgaatttttcgtatcaaaaaatcgataatttgagaaattttgcaaataattgatttttgaactgaaaaattcgaaaatttctcatttttccagacttttggggggctacagtaacctgaaaattcgaatttttcagaaaatttcgaaaaaaaaaattttttttttggtttttttctgcaaaaatattgattttttcggaaaattttttagttttttcagtttttcatcaaTATTTCAACCAACAACACAcacttaaaaaatcaataataaataaaattttaaaaaattcgaattaataATCATCGTCAGCGGCGGCGGAGGTGGCAGCAGGACCCCTCATTCTCTTCTCGGCGAGCTCTCCTTCGGTGCCAAATTCGTAATAGTGTGGAGCCAATTCGTAAAGCCATTCAGGCTCAATAACTGTGACGTCACGGATCGAATCCTGCATCACTTCGGTGAAGATtaccctgaaaaaaaaaacttttttttttcatcgaaaaatgattttttaatcaaaaatttgaattttccacgcTCCCAGCTTCAATTTGACCCCCAACATGCCCATATTCCGTTCAACTTGACCCAccgacacagctgaaatcggtgctacagtaacccgcgtggcgggacccaaaatatgaaaagtgaCGGAATCAGGGCATGATgagggtcattttgaagcagGGAGTGAGGggggaattcaaattcgaaaattgtttctcgtcggaaaaacagaaaaattgcaaaaaaaaattgttttcttcaatttttgattttttttcacaatttcaaagtttatacACAACCATGTTAAAATTCATATTCTcctcattttcagctttaaaatgacccccaacatGACTATATTCCGCGCATTTTGACCACCGACACAGCTGAAAAcggtgctacagtaacccgcgtggcgggacccaacatttgaaaaagtgacGTAATCGGGGCATGATGAGGGTCATTTCGAAGCTGAGATTATGGAGAACTTGAATTTCAACTTAAAAcctagaaatttcgaaaaataaatgtttttttctgaaaaaacaaaaaaaaattcaacattttctttttttttctggaattttttaaatattaattttttgcaaaactgataaaatattcgaaattttgacagccttagcttcaaaatgacccccatcatgaCCATGTTCCGCGCACTTTGACCActgacacagctgaaaccggtgctacagtaacccgcgtggcgggacccaaaatttgaaaaagtgacgTAATCGGGACATGATGAGGGTCATTGTGAAGCTGAGATCATGGAGAACTTGAATTTCAACTTAAAAcctagaaatttcgaaaaatacaattttttttttctgaaaaaactttttaaaaaaattcgaaaaaaaatatttttttcggaatttttcctttaaaatgtttatttctgTGCAAATTTGATAGCATATTCGATTTCTcctcattttcagcttcaaattGACCCCCACATTGCCTATCATCcgcccatttttaaaaattcgggtCTCTCCacgaggggtactgtagcaccgatttcagctgtgtcaaaacttccaaaattcaaattgaatggTGGAATGTGGTCATGTTGGGGGTGTCAAAATGAAGCTGAAAACGtggaaatatgaattttagcttaaatttaggattttttgaaaaaaaaaaaattccgaaaaaaaacaaatttttttggaaattttttgattttttaatttttcaaaaaaattcaattttttctcaaattttcctgtAATACCATTTCGGATAGTCTTTCTTGAACATAATCGACGATCCTTTGTACATATTGAAGGGGAAGCTCTCCTTGACTGTCATATATTTCCCTGTGTAGTGATATTGGGCCGCCTGGGAGAAGAAGCCGGTTACAAGGCATTGTCGGATGTTTTCAgagcaatctgaaatttttaaaaaaattaggaaagaGAATTGTtacagaattcagaaaaaaatcaaagaaataaaaataaaaatttttcaaaaatttttccccaaaaatctTTCAATAGTTCACTTGGAAACCTTAATATTCGTTTTCTACAGATTCccagctttcaaatgacccccatattgcctatgttccgtcactttttgaaaatttgggtctcgccacgcgggttacggtagcaccggtttcagctgtgtcggttttcaaaatcaacGGAACATGGTCATGATGGGGCttattttaaagctgaaaactTGGAGAATCTGAATTCcagctcaaaaataaaaacatttttttttcgaaaatattatttttctcaaaattcccaaaaaaaaatttccatttgttGCAAATCCTTCATATaggtaaaaattcgaattctccacgTGAGCAGCTTCAAATTGACCCCCATATTGACTATAATCcgctcattttgaaaatgttgggtctcgccacgcggggtactgtagcaccaatttcagctgtgtcgaatctgccaaacttcaaaattgccggatcctgggcatgatgggggtcattttaaaGCTAGTGACaggaggaattcgaatttcagctcaaaaaatgaaaaattttaggaaaaaaaattaaaaaaaatttttttttttgaaaa
The nucleotide sequence above comes from Caenorhabditis elegans chromosome III. Encoded proteins:
- the cisd-3.2 gene encoding Iron-binding zinc finger CDGSH type domain-containing protein (Confirmed by transcript evidence); amino-acid sequence: MLGRTCQKLQAAAPIQSSIRGKARGVVVQSYSADVLPYKGQPAGTKSNRVKLEAGKTYHWCSCGLSITQPFCDGTHKTPGLTNVRPVSFQVEKTGIYPMCDCKQTGTRPICDGKHADVSKAPRDLNATRMVAFDESPVYAGVAQKLGYKPKNGGFQ